A region from the Phycodurus eques isolate BA_2022a chromosome 12, UOR_Pequ_1.1, whole genome shotgun sequence genome encodes:
- the LOC133410925 gene encoding arginine and glutamate-rich protein 1-B, producing the protein MGRSRSRSSSRSKHSKSSKHSKKRSRSRSRDRERSKKRSKSRDAKRIRRRDSRSRSRSAVTSSRRDRAPSPPERIDIFGRTLSKRNALDEKQRKEEEERKAEMERQRKIRQQEIEEKLIEEETARRVEELVAKRVEEELEKRKDEIEREVLRRVEEAKRIMERQLLEELERQRHAELAAQKAREEEEKSKREELEKILEENNRKIAEAQAKLAEDQLRIVEEQRKIHEERMKLEQDRQKQQKEEQKIILGKGKSRPKLSFSLKATE; encoded by the exons ATGGGCCGCTCTCGAAGCCGAAGCTCATCCCGCTCGAAACACTCCAAAAGCAGCAAGCACAGCAAGAAAAGGAGTCGGTCACGATCCAGAGACAGGGAGAGGTCAAAGAAGCGCTCCAAGTCAAGAGACGCGAAGAGGATCCGGCGCAGAGATTCTCGTTCCCGTTCCCGGTCTGCTGTAACCTCATCTCGCAGGGACAGAGCGCCATCTCCCCCAGAGCGCATCGACATTTTCGGAAGGACACTGAGCAAGCGGAATGCATTAGACGAGAAgcagaggaaggaggaggaggaaaggaaAGCTGAAATGGAACGGCAAAGAAAAAT TCGCCAGCAGGAGATTGAGGAAAAGCTTATTGAAGAGGAGACGGCGCGGCGAGTGGAGGAGCTGGTGGCCAAGCGGGTGGAAGAGGAGCTGGAGAAACGTAAGGACGAGATTGAGCGGGAGGTGTTGCGTCGCGTTGAGGAGGCAAAGCGCATCATGGAGCGACAGCTGCTGGAGGAGCTGGAAAGACAGCGACATGCTGAATTGGCAGCACAGAAAGCCAGAGAG GAGGAAGAAAAATCTAAGCGGGAGGAGCTTGAAAAAATCTTGGAGGAGAATAACCGTAAGATTGCGGAGGCCCAGGCAAAGCTG GCTGAAGATCAGTTGCGCATTGTGGAGGAACAGAGAAAAATTCACGAGGAGCGCATGAAACTGGAGCAGGACCGACAGAAGCAGCAGAAGGAGGAGCAGAAAATCATCCTTGGCAAGGGCAAGTCCAGACCGAAGCTCTCCTTTTCCCTCAAGGCCACAGAATGA